The proteins below come from a single Vanacampus margaritifer isolate UIUO_Vmar chromosome 10, RoL_Vmar_1.0, whole genome shotgun sequence genomic window:
- the lbx2 gene encoding transcription factor LBX2, translating to MTSTKDMKAGSVLPSAGEGRRRAPLDRLPPPANSNKPLTPFSIEDILSKPSVKKSACSSVATGACPGRPRVLEKVAAAAAAAAAARNGINTPSSPLCALEELASKTFKGLEVNVIQAAEGREHLNAFGQRQASKKRRKSRTAFTNHQIYELEKRFLYQKYLSPADRDQIAGQLGLSNAQVITWFQNRRAKLKRDLEEMKADVESLKKITPHTLHKLVAMDGNGDEAAGEGRGGAGAGGGDGGGDAGEGSSPGGSPLCRGAPSSHRIFPQSPSSSRGQTTDEFSEDDEEIEVDD from the exons ATGACCTCCACGAAAGACATGAAGGCGGGCTCCGTGTTGCCGTCTGCCGGCGAGGGCAGGAGGCGGGCACCCCTGGACCGGCTGCCGCCGCCGGCCAACTCCAACAAACCGCTGACGCCGTTCAGCATCGAGGACATCCTCAGCAAACCGTCGGTCAAGAAATCCGCTTGCTCGTCCGTCGCGACCGGCGCGTGTCCGGGTCGGCCGAGGGTTCTGGAGAaggtggccgccgccgccgccgccgctgccgccgccagAAACGGCATCAACACGCCGTCGTCGCCGCTCTGCGCTTTGGAGGAGTTGGCCAGCAAGACCTTCAAGGGCCTGGAGGTCAACGTCATACAGGCGGCAGAAG GTCGTGAGCACCTGAACGCGTTCGGCCAGCGGCAGGCGTCCAAAAAGCGGCGAAAGTCCCGCACGGCCTTCACCAACCATCAAATCTACGAGCTGGAGAAACGCTTCCTGTACCAGAAGTACTTGTCCCCGGCCGACCGGGACCAGATCGCGGGCCAGCTGGGCCTGTCCAACGCGCAGGTCATCACCTGGTTCCAGAACCGGCGCGCCAAGCTCAAGCGCGACCTGGAGGAGATGAAGGCCGACGTGGAGTCGCTGAAGAAGATCACGCCGCACACGCTCCACAAGCTGGTCGCTATGGACGGCAACGGCGACGAGGCCGCGGGGGAAGGCCGCGGCGGCGCCGGCGCCGGGGGAGGGGACGGAGGAGGCGACGCCGGCGAAGGGAGCTCTCCCGGCGGATCCCCGCTCTGCAGGGGGGCCCCCTCGTCGCATCGGATCTTCCCCCAGTCGCCCTCCTCGTCCCGCGGCCAGACCACCGACGAGTTCTCGGAGGACGACGAGGAGATCGAAGTGGACGATTGA
- the pcgf1 gene encoding polycomb group RING finger protein 1 isoform X2: protein MAEQGPMAIAMRLRNQLQTVYKLDPLRNEEEVKLKIKDLNEHIVCYLCAGYFIDATTITECLHTFCKSCIVKYLQTSKYCPMCNIKIHETQPLLNLKLDRVMQDIVYKLVPGLQESEDKRIKEFYQSRGLERIIQPAGDDCVSDASGLPYTSFDHSKAHFYRYDEQVSLCLERLSSSLAGKDKAKLALQKFVRCSVRAEVRHLRKVLCHRLNVEKHQVQMLFNDEFLPDHMTMKRLWLSHWFGKAQPLVLHYTIKEKRNR from the exons ATGGCGGAGCAAGGTCCGATGGCCATAGCGATGCGGCTACGAAACCAGCTGCAGACCGTCTACAAGCTAGACCCGCTAAGGAACGAG GAGGAGGTGAAGTTGAAAATCAAGGACCTGAACGAACACATCGTGTGCTACCTTTGTGCCGGCTACTTCATCGACGCCACCACCATCACCGAGTGTCTGCACACAT TCTGTAAGAGTTGTATCGTCAAGTACCTTCAGACCAGCAAATACTGTCCCATGTGCAACATCAAAATCCACGAGACGCAACCCTTGCTCAACCTCAAGCTGGACCGTGTCATGCAGGACATCGTCTACAAGCTGGTGCCCGGCCTACAAGAAA GTGAAGACAAAAGAATAAAGGAGTTCTATCAGTCGCGGGGGTTGGAGAGGATTATCCAGCCAGCAGGAGACG ATTGTGTATCAGACGCGTCAGGTTTACCGTACACCAGCTTCGACCACTCCAAGGCTCACTTTTACAGATATGACGAGCAGGTGTCGTTATGTTTAGAACGACTAAG ttcGTCACTCGCAGGGAAAGATAAGGCGAAACTTGCATTGCAG AAGTTTGTGCGGTGTTCTGTGCGAGCGGAGGTGAGGCATCTACGCAAAGTGCTTTGTCATCGACTCAACGTGGAAAAGCATCAG gTCCAGATGTTGTTCAACGACGAGTTTTTGCCCGACCACATGACTATGAAGCGCTTATGGTTATCACACTGGTTTGGAAAG GCGCAGCCGCTAGTGCTTCACTACACCATCAAGGAAAAACGTAACAGATAG
- the pcgf1 gene encoding polycomb group RING finger protein 1 isoform X3, translating into MAEQGPMAIAMRLRNQLQTVYKLDPLRNEEVKLKIKDLNEHIVCYLCAGYFIDATTITECLHTFCKSCIVKYLQTSKYCPMCNIKIHETQPLLNLKLDRVMQDIVYKLVPGLQESEDKRIKEFYQSRGLERIIQPAGDDCVSDASGLPYTSFDHSKAHFYRYDEQVSLCLERLSSSLAGKDKAKLALQQKFVRCSVRAEVRHLRKVLCHRLNVEKHQVQMLFNDEFLPDHMTMKRLWLSHWFGKAQPLVLHYTIKEKRNR; encoded by the exons ATGGCGGAGCAAGGTCCGATGGCCATAGCGATGCGGCTACGAAACCAGCTGCAGACCGTCTACAAGCTAGACCCGCTAAGGAACGAG GAGGTGAAGTTGAAAATCAAGGACCTGAACGAACACATCGTGTGCTACCTTTGTGCCGGCTACTTCATCGACGCCACCACCATCACCGAGTGTCTGCACACAT TCTGTAAGAGTTGTATCGTCAAGTACCTTCAGACCAGCAAATACTGTCCCATGTGCAACATCAAAATCCACGAGACGCAACCCTTGCTCAACCTCAAGCTGGACCGTGTCATGCAGGACATCGTCTACAAGCTGGTGCCCGGCCTACAAGAAA GTGAAGACAAAAGAATAAAGGAGTTCTATCAGTCGCGGGGGTTGGAGAGGATTATCCAGCCAGCAGGAGACG ATTGTGTATCAGACGCGTCAGGTTTACCGTACACCAGCTTCGACCACTCCAAGGCTCACTTTTACAGATATGACGAGCAGGTGTCGTTATGTTTAGAACGACTAAG ttcGTCACTCGCAGGGAAAGATAAGGCGAAACTTGCATTGCAG CAGAAGTTTGTGCGGTGTTCTGTGCGAGCGGAGGTGAGGCATCTACGCAAAGTGCTTTGTCATCGACTCAACGTGGAAAAGCATCAG gTCCAGATGTTGTTCAACGACGAGTTTTTGCCCGACCACATGACTATGAAGCGCTTATGGTTATCACACTGGTTTGGAAAG GCGCAGCCGCTAGTGCTTCACTACACCATCAAGGAAAAACGTAACAGATAG
- the pcgf1 gene encoding polycomb group RING finger protein 1 isoform X1 — protein MAEQGPMAIAMRLRNQLQTVYKLDPLRNEEEVKLKIKDLNEHIVCYLCAGYFIDATTITECLHTFCKSCIVKYLQTSKYCPMCNIKIHETQPLLNLKLDRVMQDIVYKLVPGLQESEDKRIKEFYQSRGLERIIQPAGDDCVSDASGLPYTSFDHSKAHFYRYDEQVSLCLERLSSSLAGKDKAKLALQQKFVRCSVRAEVRHLRKVLCHRLNVEKHQVQMLFNDEFLPDHMTMKRLWLSHWFGKAQPLVLHYTIKEKRNR, from the exons ATGGCGGAGCAAGGTCCGATGGCCATAGCGATGCGGCTACGAAACCAGCTGCAGACCGTCTACAAGCTAGACCCGCTAAGGAACGAG GAGGAGGTGAAGTTGAAAATCAAGGACCTGAACGAACACATCGTGTGCTACCTTTGTGCCGGCTACTTCATCGACGCCACCACCATCACCGAGTGTCTGCACACAT TCTGTAAGAGTTGTATCGTCAAGTACCTTCAGACCAGCAAATACTGTCCCATGTGCAACATCAAAATCCACGAGACGCAACCCTTGCTCAACCTCAAGCTGGACCGTGTCATGCAGGACATCGTCTACAAGCTGGTGCCCGGCCTACAAGAAA GTGAAGACAAAAGAATAAAGGAGTTCTATCAGTCGCGGGGGTTGGAGAGGATTATCCAGCCAGCAGGAGACG ATTGTGTATCAGACGCGTCAGGTTTACCGTACACCAGCTTCGACCACTCCAAGGCTCACTTTTACAGATATGACGAGCAGGTGTCGTTATGTTTAGAACGACTAAG ttcGTCACTCGCAGGGAAAGATAAGGCGAAACTTGCATTGCAG CAGAAGTTTGTGCGGTGTTCTGTGCGAGCGGAGGTGAGGCATCTACGCAAAGTGCTTTGTCATCGACTCAACGTGGAAAAGCATCAG gTCCAGATGTTGTTCAACGACGAGTTTTTGCCCGACCACATGACTATGAAGCGCTTATGGTTATCACACTGGTTTGGAAAG GCGCAGCCGCTAGTGCTTCACTACACCATCAAGGAAAAACGTAACAGATAG